GATGTAATTTTTGGGtactatattttatataaattgtaTAATAATGGAAAAGATAGAATGGAATGAACGAAAATGATGGAATTCAACTCATCAGGGGAGTGCTACTTAGGGCGTTAGGGGCGACTCAATATAAATTAAGACATGAAGCAAAAAGTTAAATGAgacattttaattataatataataatataatgaatttgtatattaaatataaattattaaaaaacacttCTTCTCGTTTTTTTACatgcaaaattactaattaatattTGTATTCAAGATTTGAGTAAGgatgatgaaaaaaataagtggcctAAATTGTCTATACTATTGAATCGGCTGTGCTTGAGGCCACGTTAAAGGGTAATTAATCAATTGAAATTATGTATGGCATTTCTCTTGAATTTATATTTGCAGACAACTCATATAACTACACATTGGATCAAGATCTACAGTAGTTATATGTCAAATTGAGATGGTTTTTATATGAGAAGTGTTAGAACATCTATCTCGGTccttcttctattttatttatttttttattttataaaattaactaTTAGTTCTATCTTTAGTTAGgtgaattttataaatttaatggttgattattatatttttttaaatatggagAATGACGAAAAACAAAATCAGGGTAGCTAGCATGGATAGGATCCCCTCAAATTAGAGGGATCTCCAAGACTCCAATTATCTCCGATAACCAATTTGGATAGTTCATTTTCATCCAACGGTTCGGATTGGtccactaaaataaaataataaactattattttaattaaaaaactaaatcaaaattaaaataaaaaaaaaagagatgggaGAGAAATGGTGGTTGGCCACTCTGTTGAGagcctaggggtggccaaagGCTGGTTGTCTGGGGTGGCCGCGAATAATTGCGATTCACCCCAGGGCCATGGGGTGACTTCAACCATGGCCCTGGGGTGGCCAAGGACCAATTGAGGGTAGTCTAACCACCTCCAAAGGTCAAGGAGTGGCTTGGTTTGGGGTAGCCAAAGCCACCCTTAAGCTCTCAacaggggtggccggccactacTTAGGGTGGCTAGCTACCCATTTCTctcccatttctttttttattattttaattttgatttagttttttaattaaattaataatttattattttattttagttgacTAATTTGGACCGTTGGATAAAAATGAACAATCCAAATTACTAATAGTAGAGAATCAGAAATCCTCTCTAATTGGAGGGGATCTGATCCAGCTAGCATTCCTATTCTACAGAAACTCTCTCACACAACATAATGTACGGCACCCCAATTGCTAGGATGCTAATTTCCGTGAAGAATACCtgaacacttaaaaaaaaaaaaaaaaagttggtctAAGTACCCAACAGAAACTAGGATACCTCTCCggtttatttctctttttagaCAAAAAATATACCTCTACTATAATGGATATTATCTAATTATTCAAATGAAAGAGATATtatcttattcaaataaaattatcCAATTTAAGTGGATAGAGAAATCCTCCGATTTAAATAAATAGGGTATTACCCAATTCAAATGGAAAGCATAAATCCTAATTCCAGGAAAGTACTACCCAAACGCCTCCAATTAAATCCCTTGCATTCTAGGGATTGCGTTCTGTCAGCTTCTCTCTCTGGTCAAGATGGTGAGGCAGCCGATACATTTCGATCCGAATcgtttctttcactttttcgcGTTATTTGGTTCTGCTTCATTTTCTTAGATTTTGATGGCTTCCTTGTAACTTGGAGTGTTCAGGTTCTTCAAAACGACATCGATCTGCTCAATCCTCCGGCCGAGCTTGAGAGACGGAAGCACAAGCTCAAGCGTCTCGTGCAATCTCCCAACTCTTTCTTCATGGTAATTATCcctattattcttttattcttcaattctaatttttttttttctagaagcttatttggtttgaattttgatcagGATGTGAAGTGCCAGGGTTGCTTCAACATGTAAGTTCCGCTCTTAATTCCTTGTGATAAAACTTGTTATGCTTATCTGTGCTCGTCATTTTTAATGCATTGGATTGCATGATTAATTAtacaattgtttgtttgttttcgaaattgaacaataaaatttaaataaataaataaataagtaacgGATTATAAATTGAATGCAGAACGACGGTGTTCAGTCACTCGCAAACGGTGGTGGTGTGTGGAAACTGCCAGACGGTTCTGTGCCAGCCGACTGGTGGGCGTGCTAGGCTTACCGAGGGTTGCTCTTTCAGAAGGAAGAATGATTGATTCATTCTGAGCTGTTTGCTTAGTAGAGTTCCTTTGGGGCACGCCTGCTTTTTGTTTAGAAATCGGTTATTACTTTAGGAACAAGTTTTGGACATCTTTTGTTACATTGTTGTTGGtatcttaattatttttggtGAAATGGAGCTCGGTTTTGTTAATTATATCCTTACCCTATTTGTCATGCTCGTTGCTTTTCTTACGTTGCGTTTTCTTATGTGCCTTGAAGTCTTTTTGCCTTGTAATGTTATTGACAATCCCAACCAGTGTGATTTGATTGTTTTCGCAATTATACTTTTTAGGGCTGCTCTTTCGAAGTGGCTCTTGTTGAATCCTTTTTTGCACATGTTCTCATCATCTTTATCAGCTTGAAATGCTCTGTTAACATCTTAGAGGTACATTTAATGCTTGAAATGCCTGGGGATTTGATGACCgatatacatatattttggaTGACAAATTACTTTGTTATGTGATTTCTTTTAGATGATGATCAATATGCTGGGACTTCTCTTCTAAAATGTCTTATTAGAGGtgttttatttggatttttcattttgttagcatGATGTTGGCAAGACTTCCtgtctataatttttttggaaggaGTTGCACAAACTGGGACCTTTTTAATTGTCCTGCGTCGATGTTTCAATTATATCAATTGGATTTTATGCCAGGATTTTTGCAAGAAGTTTTTATGCCAATTGGGTTTTTACAAGCCTTTTAGTAGTTATGTTTCATTTATATCATCAATGTATAGAGGCAGAGATGCACATATGcagtctttttttctttttctttttattgtgttaTTAGACATTCAATATTCCTGTgtagcttgatttttttttttttttaattcaattgttgGTTTTGATGAGGCGCGTTAGTAGTGATcaataaatttgattaaaatgcTTTCTGGAATTTCTTAGGGTTTTTGTGAGTCCTAATAACTGAACGCTTGGTTGAACCTGGCTCTTGTGGCTCAGATCAAATCTGCCTTTAAATATCAAAGACTTGTAATAACATGGATTTGATTTGAAGTCTATTTACTGTGGTTGATTAGGATCCTCTCTGAGTTTCTTTAGTCTCTGGGTGCTAAACAGCCTAAACTGCTCGTGTCTGTAAATGATGTGTTGTTCTTGATGTTGTAAATAGAAAATTCCTGCTGACATGGTAACTGCTTCTGTATTGTAATGCAATACCTAGTAACTAGCAATGTGTGGAAGCTGCTTGGGTTTGCAAGATTCTGATACTTACCGATcatctttatttcaaatgaaattgatagtATTAATTTCATGGTTAGAATTTAAAGTTGGTGCATTGAATGGTTTacatgattttatattatttagttttttaaaagacGTGCTAACATTTCTGTGATGTACACCATTAaatgcattaattttaaaatcctgataattaaatctatttcacttgaaatggagagatgCTATTCCGGGTTTATAGATTTATGTGGACTTCTAATTTAACGGTGGAAGTTCAAGTAGAAAACATTCTAGTTTGCCTTAATTTTGTTTCCTGGACAGAAACTCTTAAGCTAAATTGAGAAGCTGGTGCCATTGGCTACTAGCTGAGAATTGATTGCACCCCAGAGCATACTGATATATGGTGTGCCCTGCTGCTCCAATGTTCTTCCGAATATTTTGATTCTCTTAGTTGCTAAACACAAAAGATCTGTATCCTTCAATACTGTGCTAGATTTGGTGTAGGTTAGCTATTGCGTGGccctttcttttctaatttaaGTGATGGCGACCTAGAAGGGATTATATCAGTGGATCTAATTAAAGTGATGGCGACCTAAAAGGGATTATATCTGTGGATGCTGAATCATCGTAGTAAATTTGCCTAACCACCAATTAATATATTCATCCATGGATATGGAAGATCAGAATTTGATTTAGATTATAGTTTTATAGATATAATAGTGTATATATTGCtactatataatatatatgagtaatgttatatctCTTGACTATCTTGTTAATCcactattggattttttttttcttaaaaagaaaaaaaaaaaagatttatacAATGTTGTGAGATAGTGATACTTAAATGATGTGAAATGTCATATTattaaatgtcttaaacaaAGTCTCAACCGTACAATTTAAATCAATGTCTTCATCAACTTTTCTTATATAATTTCTTTGTTGTCGTCTTAAACTGCAGTTGTGTAGGCTTGGAATTGATttattatataaacaaaaataaatccaGTAACTTTCATTATATATTTCTTCCAATGGGTCAAGAGCCATATCCTTGTTGAAAGTCATTCCTTTTGCATAATTTTATTAGTTAATTTAGGCGACAATGAGAAAGTAATGTAGGGTTTGATGAAGAATTATTTTAGGGTAAAAGAAAGTAACAAATGGCAAAATATTCAACGATAAAAtgctcaaagagaaaaaaaaaaaaaaaaaaaagtaaataaatagagGAAAAAGTTTGCATACTCTTGCAAACTACTGACCAATTGTTACTGTTCTCTCAAACTTTAATTCATCAATGTCTCTtcctatcaaaaattgtcaatgtccctcaa
Above is a genomic segment from Corylus avellana chromosome ca9, CavTom2PMs-1.0 containing:
- the LOC132161682 gene encoding small ribosomal subunit protein eS27y-like, with the protein product MVLQNDIDLLNPPAELERRKHKLKRLVQSPNSFFMDVKCQGCFNITTVFSHSQTVVVCGNCQTVLCQPTGGRARLTEGCSFRRKND